The Capsicum annuum cultivar UCD-10X-F1 chromosome 1, UCD10Xv1.1, whole genome shotgun sequence sequence tgGTGTTAGGTGTACAATTAGTCTAACCTATATTTGTCTATGTCTGTTCCATTTGGAAGTTAATCTGCTGGCTGCATATATGATCCTTGATGTTCTTATCAAGATTCACAGAACCAGTCTGACATATTCCATTTGGATTCCAAATGTTAGTTTTTTTTACTAATCTACTAAGGATCTGTTTGGGCACGAAAAtcaaaaatgtatttattttatttgatattttaaagttgaaaatagaattaaagttgtatttggttattgtatttttaaaattatttttagacttttgatATACTTTTTTACTAAGTGAGAGAAAAAATTGTGTGCAAAAAAGATGAAATCACATCAAAAGGTGTTTTcgaaaaaataaagattgtgaaaacacatttcaaaataaaattttagtttttatggctaaataaacattcaaaaataaaataaaaatatattaattatgaataatatttatgatCAAATGCCTAGTAATAGTTAATTCATCTTTTAGCAAAATGTTAGCGTGGAAACTTTTATTACATGTTAGAAAGGAGTACTAATTTTCTGAGCTATCATTTTTTTTCTCGAGCTTCACGCCCCAAAATACTACTCATTTTTGGGGTTCACTTCTAGTCACCTAAGATCTAAGTAATTGTACAACATGtttaaatagttatttttttatctcaaaataattaatatatttattaaaaatatttatctcaaaatagttgacagtttaaaataagaagaaaacattaattatttttttcaattttacccttaacGATAATTATTCTAGAACTAAGTGAAGCATACATAGGTAAAGATTAAAGaattaataagaaatatattaatcaaatcacatttctaattaattttttcttaagaattatagaaaattaattaaacctGCCAATTATTTTGCGACAGAGTGAGTACATGAGAtcttattgtgtttatattgtttGGCATGTAGGTAATTGATTGGATGTCCAAGATTTATCCAATCAAGACAATTGGACCAACAATACCATCCATGTACCtagacaagaggctacaagatgacAAAGAGTATGGCCTTAGTATGTTCAAGCCAATGACAAATGAATGCCTAAATTGGTTAAACCATCAACCAATTAGCTCAGTGGTGTATGTATCATTTGGAAGTTTAGTCAAAATAGAAGGTGAGCAAATGGAAGAATTGGCATGGGGTTTGAAGAATTGCAACAGGAACTTCTTGTGGGTAGTTAGGTCAAATGAAGAACCCAAACTTCCCAAGAACTTACTAAAGGAATTAAAGTCAACAAGTAGCAATAATAAAGGCCTAGTGGTGTCATGGTGTCCACAATTACAAGTATTGGAACATGAATCAATAGCGTGCTTTCTGTCGCACTGTGGATGGAATTCAACTTTGGAAGCAATTAGTTTGGGAGTGCCAATGGTGACAATGCCACAATGGTCAGATCAGCCCACAAATACAAAGCTTGTGCAGAATGTTTGGGAGATGGGAGTTAGAGCCAAACAAGATGACAAAGGGATAGTTAGAAGAGATGTTATTGAAGAATGCATAAACCTAGTGATGGAAGAAGAGAAAGGAAAGCTGATTAGGGAAAATGCAAAGAAATGGAAGGAATTGGCTAGAAATGCTATGGATGAAGGTGGAAGTTCAGACAAAAACATTGAAGAATTTGTTTCCAAGTTGGTGACTATTTCCTAAGTAGGAAGTCAAATAAGATTcgcaaaaaataatttagaatttgagttttattttgcaaatttttttcctaattgAAGTAGTAAAATTTGACCTGAATCTTCTTTTGTTTAGCAAGTTGGATGAGACAAAGTAACAAAGTTGTCATGGTCAGTGAGTCATTAACAACTTATTTGCAAGATGATTGAATGCTTTATTTGTCATCCCACCTTTAACAaacatttgaatataattaactaaacctttgctaatttaaattttaaattattaattaagatTGGCAAATAATTGTGGATTAGATAATGTTATTTGATGCAAGATAAGCTATAGATATGTTGGATCCAGCTCTTCTCCTATAGGAGCTTTCTCCAATAGCACGTACATAAATTTTCCTAAGcaatgtcattttttttcttgaaagatTTAACGAGAGGTGACATTTAAGAGGGAATATAATGAAATTACATATTTGTGGATGTTCATTCCTTTTATGGTTAGGTCCAACAAAAGCAAGTTTCCAATTGTAAATGTTCTTTATGGTCTTCTCTTCTTCTCCCGTGCTCTCGCGTATTGAGACTAACGTTGATAATCTACATGATTTAGATTAGCTACTTTTAACTTATTCATTTCTTATGTATGAAACAAGTTGCCTAATGGGTTTCAACAAGAAGTAAAAACAGAAAATAAAGAACACAATATATTTTATATGGAACGCCCAGCTcacaaaaaaagcaaaaaattacgACTTGTACCTCTATAAAATTTAACCCAATTTCACTAAATCAAAATGAGTCTTTCAATAACAATTATAAACCTATGTAACTTACGGAATTATAAACTTTAATTCCTAAGAAACTCATAAACAATTCTTCGAGTTTCTCCCAACTTGGAGACAATGATCCTAaatcagtttatacttcactgaacTAAGATTACATCAACATTACAACTCGATAACCAACTCCTAATACATGTATATTAAGACTTCTTATAAAACTTAGTACTAAGACCAGGTTCAATAATGTGTTCCTTCAGTATTCAAGTAGCATACTGCTAAATAAATTTGTCAATTGTCATTTAGCTTTGTAAGTGCATAAGTGATTCTGAATAGCACTTCCTCTATCTAagcacaactctccaaagagttaTTATTCAATTCAAACTCCTCATTGCATTAGAACTCTcatgcatagagttctacttcaagtgagactccttctacAATTCAAACTAGTGCCTCTTTAAGTATGGTGGtcaattttcaactcttcaaTTCAGCAAATAGATTATTCCATTAAGTTTATCAGAATTTATCACTATCCATTCCTTTAATTATGGACAGGTCTTCATTCACTAGTGAGCATTACTGCAAGTTAGGCTCCTTGAGATGGCATATCTTTGAACCAGCTTGACTGGCATGTTTTATTCactttgtcaatcatcaaaattgcATAGATCCCAATAAATTATCCCCTTTTATTGATGAAAAACCTTTTGTCTTTATGCATCCAACACTTTTACCTGTAGATAATAAATCATGAACACTAGAATGAAATAGGTTAATCAGTAGGTTATAAACATtgcataatttcattatttcttccTCCTTGTGGCATCATTGAAAATCTGATTCAAGATGCTATAGCAATCAAATTGAATTTTTAGACTATTTATGGTCACTagggctatcaccaaaacaataAAAGCAATACATAGGTTTAAcaaaatagtatattaataaATGCAGAAGCACAAGGCAAAGTAGCAAAAGGATATTTATTTCATTGATCcgtcaaaatatgaaatataaaatatctttACTAGTAGTGAAAACCAAAATAGGATAAGCACTGAACAGTAAAAAAGGACAAGAAAGAGAGTGAAGCAAATTCTAGAGATGGGGAGGGTAGAGGAGGAGGTAGTAACTATGTCAAACGATGAATGATCTCAACATTCTCAATCCTTTCATGATCAAGTTTGGCCTGCAAAGCATCAATCCTTGCCTATAAATCCACCCTATCTACTTCATAAGTTGCTTGAACAGTCTCGACTTTAGTAGTTTTCTCAGCTAGACCCTTTCTTAACTTTTGTGGGGATTTTCTGCACGTGTTATTAATGGATGTAGTGAAATATGGTTCACAGTATCAAACACACATTTCGTGGTTTGTAATTGCAAACTTAGACAGGGACAGAGTAATACTCAAGCACCTAAGCTAACCAGAACCCATAAAGAAGGGCATGACATTTTTCATCCTTCAAGAGAACTCGATGCTTAGGCTTGATGATCAAGCTAGGCAGGTCTATCTTGACTTTAGTGTTAAGAAgctccattattattatttttatattgcttGCCTCAGTGTGTCACTCCTTCTTTGGAGTGATGATCTTATCCACTACATTGAAGTACAACTGTTGTAGAGGGGACATTTCATATTTGAACACCCGACGATATTGAAAAAGGTGAGGGTCTTTGGAAAACTTCCTAGTTATAGACAAAGTAGAGGCCATGTTGTCCAATgaagaccattcaaactttacGTAGTAGTTCCATCCTCCCAAAGAAACACCTAAGATCCTAAAGAGATCCTCAGCCACCAGGTGTgtagacacaccccttatagTAGTAGAAAAAAGTTCCCaattctcaaaactatttgtGTAAAACTCATATAACTTATGTCGACTAAATTCTCTCTAAGTATAAACAGTTGAAACCATCCCTGAATATCTAATTTTCCTAGAGAAATAGCCATTTTAGACCTTCAAAACCTGTTACTACTCTCCCTCGAACAaaggattttaaaaaaataatgaagaaagtgTTACAGTTTGGGATTAGAAACATCAACGGACTTAACTTGCTTAGGTGAGTCCTCCTCGGTTGATTCAGAGTCAGAGTCATCAGATGAAATAAATTTACTAACCTATTGTGATGGATAATATTTGGCAGTAGATTTGGGTTTTGAAGAGGACTTCGATGAGGTAATGGGTTTCTTCTTAGGAACAAACCTTAATAAATTAGGAGTGCAAGATGAATGAAGAGTGAAGGGATTAGGGATAAAAGTTTTTACAGTTTTATCCCGTTTGACTTTGCAAAGAAGTAGGTCATCATCTGAGAAAATAGTCTCAGATAGAAAAGAAGCATCGGATTAGGAGTGTTTCTTTTTTGCTGGCCCAATGAGCTTCTTCCAGTTGAGTAAATTCTTGATGCTTCTTGTTTTGTGTGTGaggaattttatttaaaataggtGGAGGTCGTATTTCAATAGATGGTTCATCATCAGACACAAACACAAGgtaaaacaccttgggttttgacccttagaaaatttcttgatttttggcttctggacatcatTCGACTTGGGGTACTTCTCATATGATGTGGTACAATTTGGTTGGTCTTATTCTTGTGGTGACTAGTGTGGGTTGGATGGTTTTTGTCCAAGGTACGGTTGGATCATACTAGTCGTACCTTTAGGAACCAATAGTGAGGTATAAATCATATGTTGCCATAAGcctaggtgattctattctgGCAAGGGTATGATTTCACGGTACTAATCGTATGGTTGGGTACGGTTTATATTGGGTGGTCGTATGTTGAATAGTGTTAGGGTCCAAGgtaaggcctagggtatgagataggagtaccacttataccctagggtacaattgGGTGGGGTGGTCATACCATCCTACGGGGgctttaagcagtttaagttagAGGTAACTTGggcatttcccctcttaacctttTAAGGCCCCACGGggattttaagcagtttaagttgggggtaatatgaatatttccccttttaacttcttaaggccccatgacttatatcactcttgggacatcatttaacctatttccaatcactcaaactctcttaaacactctctAATATTCTCAAGGCTCTTAGGTCAAGGAAggttagggtttcatcaataggatcaatttggggcttgtaaagggtgatttctctccgtcgtattcttaatctaaggcatgtactccttagttccaactaaaggcatgatttataaattgattttatggcataattgttgaatgattttgggttttaaattatattttggggttttggttataatggttggttatggttttcccatgtcttttacttatggttttcatattataatggtggtttgaacaattGGTTCCATGGGAATTTTTAATTGGTAGTTGGTTTTGTCTTTGGAAACTATAtacccccaacatgtttgataaaatgcctatgagaatgttttggttacattgttggactttcactgaactattgcatggtataacttggtaatggattcctaaatggtttaaataatttaaatggtcaaatggtaaggtcttggtggttatggttgttCTAATtcaaagccttgtggggtacaatagcGTCCCCtgagcaaacttaataatggacacttgtgaggtacatgggaTTCTCCCAAGTCATCTTGATAATTTAATCTATGGGTATATAGAAATCCCTTTActtaaaaaggatggctaaggaaATTGCTTGTAAGATACAGTTAATATGATGATGCCACTACTTagagccttggttaataataaataaaattagtagTTTGATTGtgttgtaatggttttaattgggcaataatggcggggtgtgattcCAACGGACGGACAccggaaactcatatttgctgacatgagaaTTGATCATaacgaccatatatgatacttatagtCTACACAGAAATCTCATAAGtgcacttgtatatatgtatcatggagagggaagggtacttgagaatcccctactcctatgatATCTTCAGTTCGTGAGGCTATATGCATCGGGACTcattcaaggggttacactgAACCCAATAGCCCATGGATGGTTCTTGGATGGTTAAGCTACAaatacccaggttaatagttttaaaggtatgctaaaccTGGTTTTCTTTcccagtatatatatatatatacacacatacatatataattgtgtgtgtttatatgtatgcatggttgtgaatgcatatagttggtttacttgattttaaaagttggcattattttatccttatcctgagtgcatgctagcattcacccgctaacccatcttcgggcggctgtatccccacgtgatacaaGAACCTTCGTtatactcctcctgcttagtgatcgaattcgaGATTATCTCATTTAGAttaagtagtgagctttcatattccATTGGGcttcattttatgtcatggatgtctttacatactctGGTTATTTATAGACATTGGTTTTCGCCATGGTTTGGcgcatgtcccaatcagatattgttttacttttagttagaggctttgtgtgactactatgggttggtatgggcagtgtcagtattggtgtcaacTTTAGTATTAGCATTGGCATAAGGGTTGACATTATTGgattgtatttatgattatttcatccTATTATGTCATGGACTCGCATTTTGTTATTATtcttggttttggtatggttattagTTGGGTATCAGATGGTTGGACAtacttgggttggtcatggttatggacctATCTTAGAGTCTTAAATTGTATAAATACTCTATCTTattattatatgctcaaaatttatccGACTCAGGGTGCGCGTTAGGCAGTTAGGTTAGGTAATCAgggtggtccccagtcctggttagacttgggatgtcATTACGACAAGGCACTGGTTCGATTTGTATtatgttggtatcagagctttaggttcgtggtcaattgggagtccacaaatatgtgttaagtagagtctcttttaggggtatgtaaCGAGCCACAATCATAAGGGAgagtctacaaggcatttaggaagtgtttctcttctttatgttctattttcaagatagagtctaagtcctggaatcctctctaatttttgtttgttcttttttagatcatgcctcgacgatcTGATATAAGAAAATTTCTGTCCTAACTggggacaatattgatgggacacaCTCTTCTCATAGGATATatacttggtctaggggtccaTCCCATGATATTTTTAGAGTTCCACCGATTCCCTATAGTCCTCCTTAAGGTGATGTGACAAATGAAGAATTTCATTAGTCGATTCAtgtgattgctcagttggtacCCTCTCAGGCTGAGCGTGGTGCATCTAGTAttctatcttctgaggccacaagggttggctagttaaTAAGGTTGAATCCTTCAACTTTTACTGATGTTAAATTAGAGAAAGATCCTCGAGACTttttggatgaaatggaaaagatcttcaagGTAATGCAAGCCATGAATGTGGAAGAGGTGAATTTTGTTgcctatcagctaaaggatgtggTATGCCAATGGCACAAGAAATTAAATCAGGCAAGGAGTGAGGTTAAGCAGTCTTTTCTGTGGGAGATTTTCTCTAATACTTTtctagaccgcttctttcctcaagagttaagggaaacAAAAttggaggaatttgttaatctaaaatcg is a genomic window containing:
- the LOC107854939 gene encoding UDP-glycosyltransferase 74G1 is translated as MTIHKAHCLILPYPVQGHVNPMLQFSKRLQSKGVKITIAPTKSFLKNMQDLPTTVSVEAISDGYDDGGRDQAESFVAYTTQFNEVGADTLSQLIQKLTNCRCPVNCIVYDPFLPWAVEVAKNFGLATAAFFTQNCVVDNIYYHVHEGVVKLPPTQVDQEILIPGLSCTIGSSDVPSFVIDPEAERILEMLVNQYSNLDKVDWVLINSVYELEKEVIDWMSKIYPIKTIGPTIPSMYLDKRLQDDKEYGLSMFKPMTNECLNWLNHQPISSVVYVSFGSLVKIEGEQMEELAWGLKNCNRNFLWVVRSNEEPKLPKNLLKELKSTSSNNKGLVVSWCPQLQVLEHESIACFLSHCGWNSTLEAISLGVPMVTMPQWSDQPTNTKLVQNVWEMGVRAKQDDKGIVRRDVIEECINLVMEEEKGKLIRENAKKWKELARNAMDEGGSSDKNIEEFVSKLVTIS